The region AATGTTGAGCAATGAAATAATAGTATAAGTAGTCATGATTAAAATGATGTAAGCCATCTGTAAGTGAAAAAATTTCATGTTTCATTAATTCATTTTTTATTATTTCGAATTTAAAGTCTTGTTTTCTCATATCATATTTTTCTAAATGAATATCATGAAATTCAGCCCATTCACTATAGGAAATTCCCTTACCTATAGTAAACATTTTGAAGCTTAGTTCACTTAAGTAGGTATCTAAAGTAGCAATAGAGCTCTGATTTGTTTGGATATTCAATAGAGTCTGTTTTATAAGAACCTCGTAGAAATAGGCGCTACCTTTTGATTTAAAATCATAAGCCTGATTGTTTACTAAGGCTTGAAGAACAATATTTATATAGAGGGGAACTTTAGGGACTGTATTAGTCTTGAAAACAGAATCTAATACATGAGTATATTCTTCCATTTTCAATGAAAAATCTTCTCTTTTTGTATAAAAATCATTTTCTCCGTTAATCCAGTTCTCGATAAATGCTTCTTGGTTACTGTTATTAACTTTTCTTAGTCTAAATTCTTCCATTCCCTTTACTACATCTGCATTTGCATTTGCTTTGAATACCTCTTCTAACGAAACATTCGAATCAGAAGTTAAAATTATAATATGTCAAAGAAATGCTGTAATTGTTCGAGTAATTTTTCTTTTCCCGATTCATTAACTTCTATAGAGTCCCAATTATCTAGAATTAAATATTTAAGTTCAAGTTCTTCCTGAATAAATCTATCCCAGCTTAGTCCTGTATATTGGGAATTTATTTCATCTTCTAAGAATTTAGTTATGCTATGGATATGACGTTTTTTTATACCCTTTCCATTAGACAGAAATGGTATAAACCCATTCTGTAAAAGATACTGGGTAACGGATTTAGCTAGAGTAGTTTTCCCATATTTACGAGGACTATTAATCAGCCAATAACTCGGAGTACTATCTAGGAGACGTTTTTTAAATGTTTCACCAGATATACTTAAGAATTTATCGGATCCTAGTTTTTTGTTCTTAAAATTAGGCCATACAAAAATATCTTTCAAAAATATTGTGCCTTTTGAGGGATGGTGAAAAGGATCTTCTAGACTATTAATATATGAAGTATGTTCCTCACTAAATGTCAAAGTATTGGACATATTTTTTTTACTATTATCCTCTTTTGCGAGGATAGCATATTCCTTATTTTCCCCCCCTTCAGAATATATTTTTTCAAATTTATTCCATCTGAAATCGGTCACACTTACAGTTTTTGAATCAGTATCATAAATCATAATTCGAAAACTACTTATATCGGGATTCATACTTTCATTTAGAACGCCGCCTTCGAAAATATGAATACCATTCAAATTATTCTCTTCGTCTCCATGTTCATGGCCAGTTAAAAGAATATCGCTATTCTTCAAGATTATCTTATCAAACTCTCGTTTGTTATCTGGATTTAACCAATTAC is a window of Jeotgalibaca sp. MA1X17-3 DNA encoding:
- a CDS encoding metallophosphoesterase translates to MKIGIVQISDIHNRNNDNFQKVEELKKVLNAHYLVHCYSIFLVINGDMAFSGTKQEYSESEFQVLEIKEVIEKKLNKNCDVYCVPGNHDCNFNRNSKGRELLVEKIQNGSDEISDEIVEEVILQEEYNDFEDIFNNDWQHSSLNKKNYLAKNISHLDNDGNIVVNLNLVNTAWISEKMENPGKMIFPCDYTKDIFTYDNSCLNITVMHHPSNWLNPDNKREFDKIILKNSDILLTGHEHGDEENNLNGIHIFEGGVLNESMNPDISSFRIMIYDTDSKTVSVTDFRWNKFEKIYSEGGENKEYAILAKEDNSKKNMSNTLTFSEEHTSYINSLEDPFHHPSKGTIFLKDIFVWPNFKNKKLGSDKFLSISGETFKKRLLDSTPSYWLINSPRKYGKTTLAKSVTQYLLQNGFIPFLSNGKGIKKRHIHSITKFLEDEINSQYTGLSWDRFIQEELELKYLILDNWDSIEVNESGKEKLLEQLQHFFDIL